From Desulfuromonas soudanensis, the proteins below share one genomic window:
- a CDS encoding DUF167 domain-containing protein yields MKKPFHAWEGETLVLNILGTPNAKRDAVGRVKGAELCVSVTAVPHKGRATDHMVRFLAGEFGVSVGDIEVVFGRMNIHKQLRIKAPKRLPAVIGQQELGIGSR; encoded by the coding sequence ATGAAAAAACCGTTTCATGCCTGGGAGGGAGAGACCCTGGTCCTCAATATTCTCGGCACGCCCAACGCCAAACGGGACGCCGTCGGCAGGGTGAAGGGGGCCGAGCTCTGCGTCAGCGTAACCGCCGTCCCCCATAAGGGGCGGGCCACCGACCATATGGTGCGATTTCTCGCCGGGGAGTTCGGCGTCTCCGTCGGCGATATCGAGGTGGTCTTCGGGCGGATGAACATCCATAAGCAGCTGCGGATCAAGGCGCCCAAACGCCTCCCCGCGGTCATCGGCCAGCAGGAACTGGGGATCGGGTCGCGCTGA
- a CDS encoding DUF2238 domain-containing protein produces MFKKYFPQGLAAVFTIFFIALGIDPVSREVWIAEVIPVVAVFVLLVVTFGRFRFSNLSYLMLAVWMFWHTVGGHYTFANVPFGFVSDLFGFERNHFDRIGHFSIGFYAYPLMELVTRRGWCGAVLASFFGVFFIMSVAAGYEIIEWWYAVAEGGEAGLEFLGSQGDIWDAQKDMLSDTLGALSVTVLFWLVRPDRRFLAGEPA; encoded by the coding sequence ATGTTCAAAAAATATTTTCCCCAGGGGTTGGCTGCGGTCTTCACGATTTTTTTTATCGCCCTGGGGATCGACCCGGTCTCGCGGGAGGTGTGGATCGCCGAAGTCATCCCCGTGGTGGCGGTCTTCGTCCTCCTGGTGGTGACCTTCGGCCGCTTCCGCTTCAGCAACCTCTCCTACCTGATGCTGGCCGTCTGGATGTTCTGGCACACCGTCGGCGGTCATTACACCTTCGCCAACGTCCCCTTCGGGTTCGTCTCCGATCTCTTCGGTTTCGAGCGCAACCACTTTGACCGCATCGGCCATTTCTCCATCGGATTCTACGCCTATCCGCTCATGGAACTGGTGACGCGCAGGGGGTGGTGCGGCGCGGTGCTGGCGTCCTTTTTCGGCGTCTTTTTCATCATGAGCGTCGCCGCCGGCTACGAGATCATCGAGTGGTGGTACGCCGTGGCCGAAGGGGGCGAAGCCGGACTCGAGTTCCTCGGCTCGCAGGGGGATATCTGGGATGCGCAAAAGGATATGCTCAGCGATACCCTCGGCGCCCTGAGCGTGACGGTCCTCTTCTGGCTGGTGCGTCCCGATCGCCGCTTCCTTGCGGGAGAGCCGGCCTAG
- the larA gene encoding nickel-dependent lactate racemase: protein MRVHLKYGEEGLDLEFPETANFVGVLYPGEAPVLTAPEEAVDRALYRPIDCEPLEKLALGKRDAVIVISDITRPVPNALLLPIIIRHLEAAGIPGEKITILIATGIHRPNEGAELERLVGREIAGSYRIINHFSKNEEEMTLVGTIGDGVPALVNRHYLAADLKILTGFIEPHMWAGFSGGRKSILPGISSVRTLEFMHGPEMVAHPRTRYGILEGNPFHEAGLLVMEQAGADFILNVTLDTGKRVTGVFAGHPVEAHLAGVEFLSRHCIRTLDAPLDFVVTTNAGAPLDCNLYQTAKGISGVAGATRDGGVILIATECLEGFGSDEYRAVFEHATTPQAFIEKLMKKEFFLPDQWCAQETYQVMLKKEIWVHTGGIDAATLKRFHFHPVPRINEAIAQLLERFGQDARWAIVPDGPLLILKVD, encoded by the coding sequence ATGCGCGTTCATCTCAAGTACGGCGAAGAGGGGCTGGATCTCGAATTTCCCGAGACGGCCAATTTCGTCGGTGTCCTCTATCCCGGCGAGGCCCCGGTCCTGACGGCTCCGGAGGAGGCCGTCGACCGGGCTCTGTACCGGCCGATCGATTGTGAGCCCCTGGAAAAACTGGCCCTGGGGAAAAGGGATGCGGTGATCGTCATCAGCGACATCACCCGCCCGGTGCCCAATGCCCTCCTCCTGCCGATCATCATCCGCCACCTGGAAGCGGCGGGGATCCCCGGGGAGAAGATTACCATCCTCATTGCCACGGGGATTCATCGCCCCAACGAGGGCGCGGAACTCGAACGCCTGGTCGGCCGGGAGATTGCCGGCAGCTACCGTATCATCAACCACTTCTCGAAAAACGAGGAGGAGATGACTCTGGTCGGAACGATCGGCGACGGGGTGCCGGCTCTGGTGAACAGGCATTACCTGGCGGCCGACCTGAAAATTCTCACCGGCTTTATCGAACCGCATATGTGGGCGGGCTTTTCCGGCGGGCGCAAGTCGATTCTGCCGGGGATCTCCTCCGTCAGAACGCTGGAATTCATGCACGGTCCGGAGATGGTGGCCCATCCGCGGACCCGCTACGGGATCCTCGAGGGGAACCCCTTCCACGAGGCGGGGCTCCTGGTCATGGAACAGGCCGGCGCCGATTTCATCCTCAACGTCACCCTCGACACCGGTAAAAGGGTCACCGGCGTGTTCGCCGGACACCCGGTCGAGGCCCATCTGGCCGGGGTGGAGTTTCTCTCCCGGCACTGCATCCGCACCCTCGATGCCCCCCTCGACTTCGTGGTAACCACCAATGCCGGGGCCCCCCTCGACTGCAACCTCTACCAGACCGCCAAGGGGATTTCCGGGGTGGCCGGGGCGACCCGGGACGGGGGGGTGATCCTCATCGCCACCGAGTGCCTGGAGGGTTTCGGCAGCGACGAGTACCGGGCGGTTTTCGAGCATGCCACCACGCCGCAGGCCTTTATCGAAAAGCTGATGAAGAAGGAGTTCTTCCTCCCCGACCAGTGGTGCGCCCAGGAGACGTACCAGGTCATGCTGAAGAAGGAAATCTGGGTGCACACCGGGGGGATCGACGCGGCAACCCTGAAGCGTTTTCACTTTCATCCCGTACCCCGGATCAACGAGGCCATCGCCCAGCTGCTGGAGAGATTCGGCCAGGATGCGCGCTGGGCGATCGTTCCGGACGGGCCGCTGCTGATTCTCAAGGTCGATTGA
- a CDS encoding RluA family pseudouridine synthase, translated as MVILHEDREILVVVKPAGLLTVGTDRDKTRTAHYLLNDYVRKGDPKSRNRVYVVHRLDQDTSGVLLFAKSEEAKKFLQEHWASTDKVYLAIVHGHLTAKEGTISTSLVENAAQRVYSTPDAARGKLSTTEYRVLQEARGLSLVEIHLLTGRKHQIRVHFAEKGHPVVGDKKYGTGDTVSKRLALHARALTFVHPFNGRTLTFDTGMPEEFLRLIGK; from the coding sequence ATGGTGATCCTCCACGAGGACAGGGAAATCCTCGTGGTGGTCAAGCCGGCGGGTCTCCTGACCGTCGGCACCGATCGGGACAAGACGCGGACGGCCCACTATCTCCTCAACGATTATGTGCGCAAGGGCGATCCCAAATCGCGCAACCGGGTCTATGTGGTCCATCGCCTCGACCAGGACACCTCGGGGGTCCTGCTCTTTGCCAAAAGCGAAGAGGCCAAGAAGTTTCTCCAGGAGCATTGGGCGTCGACGGACAAGGTCTACCTGGCCATCGTCCACGGCCATCTGACGGCAAAGGAAGGGACCATTTCCACCTCTCTGGTCGAGAATGCCGCCCAGCGGGTCTACTCGACCCCCGACGCCGCCAGGGGGAAGCTCTCGACCACGGAATACAGGGTGCTGCAGGAGGCCCGGGGACTTAGTCTGGTGGAGATCCATCTCCTCACCGGGCGCAAGCACCAGATCCGCGTCCATTTTGCCGAAAAGGGGCACCCCGTCGTCGGGGACAAGAAATACGGCACCGGCGATACGGTCTCGAAGCGCCTCGCCCTCCACGCCCGCGCGCTGACCTTCGTCCACCCCTTCAACGGCCGGACCCTGACCTTCGACACCGGAATGCCGGAGGAGTTTCTCCGCCTGATCGGCAAGTAA